Proteins encoded within one genomic window of Platichthys flesus chromosome 13, fPlaFle2.1, whole genome shotgun sequence:
- the sec22a gene encoding vesicle-trafficking protein SEC22a: protein MSMVVFASVVRVGDGLPLSASTDYEQDKELQETKRHLKGLSKKLSQFPDRCTLKTGTYNVNFISSLGVGYLMVCTANYPNVLAFCFLDELQKEFIVTYDTKRTSSVVRPYSFIEFDTFIQKTKQRYNSPRSLSTKINLSDMQTEIRLRPPYQLSPEDLRAINGFSVHAPTKYKGIAPTQMLEPVTLQGIVSCVLSVLCGGLNLLRGVHAIESILQNNDEDFNYVIAFFLGTAACLYQCYLFAYFSVWRNSKSFLALALICLSNMYLYELRNMWQILFHVAVGAFMTLQIKVRQPLGKAPDYNV from the exons ATGTCAATGGTAGTGTTTGCCTCTGTGGTTCGGGTTGGGGACGGCCTGCCACTCTCTGCATCAACCGACTATGAGCAGGATAAAGAGCTTCAGGAAACCAAGCGGCATCTCAAAGGTCTCTCCAAAAAACTCAGCCAGTTTCCGGACCGCTGCACCCTTAAGACTGGAACGTACAATGTCAA cttcataAGCTCACTGGGTGTTGGATACCTGATGGTGTGCACGGCAAACTACCCCAACGTGCTGGCCTTCTGCTTCCTGGACGAGCTACAGAAAGAGTTTATAGTAACTTATGACACCAAACGCACCAGCAGCGTTGTGCGGCCCTACTCCTTTATTGAATTTG ACACCTTCATCCAGAAGACAAAGCAGCGCTACAACAGCCCTCGTTCTCTGTCCACCAAGATCAACCTGTCTGACATGCAGACAGAGATCAGGCTGCGACCGCCCTACCAGCTCTCCCCTGAGGACCTGCGAGCTATCAATGGATTCTCTGTACACGCACCTACAAAGTACAAGGGCATAG CTCCCACACAGATGTTGGAGCCTGTGACTCTCCAAGGCATTGTGTCCTGTGTACTAAGTGTCCTCTGTGGAGGCTTGAACCTGCTTCGAGGAGTCCATGCTATAGAGAGCATTTTACAG AATAACGATGAAGACTTTAATTATGTGATTGCCTTCTTCCTCGGCACAGCAGCCTGTCTGTATCAG TGCTACCTGTTTGCCTACTTCTCTGTGTGGAGGAACAGTAAGTCCTTCCTGGCATTGGCACTCATCTGTCTGTCCAACATGTATCTGTATGAACTGAGGAACATGTGGCAGATCCTCTTCCATGTGGCCGTGGGCGCCTTCATGACCCTGCAGATAAAAGTGAGACAACCGCTGGGCAAAGCACCGGACTATAACGTCTGA